Genomic window (Dictyoglomus thermophilum H-6-12):
TATTCAGACCCCCTTTCACATGTTTTCTTCTGCTTCTTTTACCAGTTCTGCCATGAGATCTTTTACCTTTACTATCTTTTCGATTCTGTAGGCATTTGCACCTGCGAAGGCAAAGCCATATTTAAAATTTCCTTTTTTAGCATTTAGAAGGGCTATGGCAATACAGTAGGGAGAGTTCTGGTAATCACAGGTTCTTATACAATGAAATGGACATTTATATGGTTTTTTCTCTCCTCTTTCTACTGCTTCAAGAAATTCATTTTTTATAGCTCTTCCAGGAAGTCCTACTGGGCTATCTATTATCACTATATCTTCCTTTTTACATTTTAAGTAGGCTTCTTTGAATTTTTCGTCTGCATCGCACTCGTAAGTTGCTACAAATCTTGTTGCCATTTGTACACCTTTTGCTCCTAATTTTAAGAATTTGGCGATATCTTTTCCATCGTATATTCCTCCTCCTGCTATAACAGGAATTTCTTTGTCGTATTTTTCTTCTAATATTTTTACCTCATCTAATACTTCTTTGAGCCTACTTTCAAGAGTAATCTCGGGATCTTTCAATTCTTCTTTTTTAAATCCGAGATGTCCTCCCGCTAAAGGGCCTTCTACTACAAAGGCATCAGGGATATAGTTGTATTTTTCAATCCAATTTTTGGCTATGATTCTTGCTGCTCTTCCTGAAGATACAATGGGTACGAGTTTTGTTTTATCTCCCTTTTTAAGATATTTAGGAAGATCTAAAGGAAGGCCTGCTCCTGAAAAAATAATATCAATCTTTTCTTCTAAGGCCGTTTTAACCATATCTGCAAAGTTAGAAAGAGCAACTAATATGTTTACTCCTATTATTCCCTTTGTTTTTTCCTTTGCTTTTCTAATCTCTTTTCTTAAGGCTCTAATATTTGCTTCTATAAAATTTTCAAAAAAGTCTTCTTCTTCCATTCCTATTCCTGCGGTGCCTATAACTCCTATTCCTCCTTCTTCGGCTACTGCCGATGCTAATCCTGAAAGAGATATTCCTACCGCCATTCCACCTTGTACGATAGGCACCGAGGCTATGAGGTTGCCGATCTTTAAGCTTGGTAATTTCATTTTAAAACTCCTTTTTAGTAAGATTTTACATACCCATTATGTTATATCCAGCATCCACGTATATAACCTCACCTGTAATTCCAGAAGATAGATCGCTCAAAAGAAATACTGCAGTGTCTCCTACCTCTCTATGTTCAATATTTCTTCTCAAAGGTGCTCTTTCTTTATGGTATTCCAGCATATCAGTAAATCTTGCTATACCTCTTGCTGCTAAGGTACTTAATGGTCCTGCAGATATGGCATTGACTCTTATGTTTTCACTGCCAAGATCATAAGCAAGATATCTTACCGAAGCTTCTAAGGCTGCTTTTGCAACTCCCATTACATTGTAATTAGGAATAACCTTTTCAGAACCATAGTAGGTAAGGGTAATGATACTGGAATTTGTATTTAAAATGGGCTTAAAGATTCTACTCATGGCAACAAAGGAATAAACACTTACCTCCATGGCTGTAAGGAAGGCTTCTCTTGATGTCTCTATGAAGGGGTTTTTTAGGGCTTCTGAGGGGGCAAAGGCTATGGAGTGGACAAATCCATCTATTTTTCCCACATTGCTCTCTATTTCTTTTACTACTTTTTCAATATTTTCATCTTTAGAGACGTCACATTCTAAAATTAGAGGCTTTGGATTTAAATCAGCTATAAGTTCCTCTACATTTTCTTTTAGCCTCTCATTTTGATAACCAATGATTACTTCTCCTCCAAATTTCATTATGGATTGGGCAATGGCCCAAGCAATACTTTTTTTATTGGCTACGTTGAAAACAGCTATTTTTTTCCCTTGAAGTAGCATAAAGGAACACTCCTTTCCTTTGAGTTTTTTAAAGATTATATCATGCAAGAGATTGAGAGAATAGGGAAATTAATCTTCTACAGGGGCTATTATTACTTCTACACCCTGGTTTTTTAATTCATCTATATAGTGAGTAGGTACTTTTTCATCCACTATTATTTTATTCATCGCTTTTGTTGGGGCAACAAATGCAAAGCACTCCTTACCAAATTTGCTATGATCACTAACTCCTATTATTTCTCTTCCCATCTCTATAATTAACTTTTTAATTTGAGCCTCAGCTATACTTGCTGTATACATTCCTTTTGAGGGAATAATTCCTGATATTCCTAAAAATACTTTATCCACTCTAAATTCTTTTAAAACTCTTTCTGCAAGAGGACCAATAAGAGCCACAGTTTCCTTTCTTAGTAACCCTCCTGTTAGTATAACCTCTACTCCTCTTGCACTCAAAAGCTCTCTTGCTACTTCTATAGAGTTTGTAATTACCGTAACATCATGTTTATGTTTAATATTTTTAGCAATTTGTAAGGTAGTACTTCCTGTCTCAATAAATACGCTTTCTCCGTCATTTATTAATTCTGCAGCTACTTTTCCTATGGCTTGTTTTTCTTTAAGATTTTGACGCTTCTTAGTTATGTATAAAGGTTCAAAAGAAAAACTATGAGGTAAAACTGCACCACCATGAGTTCTTTTAAGGAGTCCTTCTTTTTCTAAGGTCTCCAAATCTCTTCTAATAGTTGCTCCTGTAACGTTAAATATTTTTACTAAATCAGAGACTTTGACTCCTCTTTCTTTTTCTAACAGCTCTAATATTTTTGTCCTTCTTTCTTCTGGTAACATATTTTCACCTTTATTAAATCGTTTTTTGTTGAAAAATAATATCATAGAATTTGGATTTTTGTCAAAAAAGTCTATAAGACTGTTATGGTATTTTCTTATTAATCTTAAAATAATAAGACTTAATAAACTGTAAAAGATATTGGCACTTGGTCAGGACATAGGTACCACTTTTAAGAAATAAAGATAAATTCTTTGTAAATAGACCATATTGAAAAAGAAGATCTTTACTCCTCACTATTATCTACTCTTATACTTATTTTAATGTCTCACATTATGAGCTCTCAACCACAAAACCACAAAGATAATAAAAGAGTAAGCAGTGAATCTTGTTCTTGTTTTAGCATCAATGATATTCCATTCATACTGAGGTAGGTTAAACTTAACCAAATGATTATACACGTCAGTAGGAAGGGAAGTTTTATCAAGGAGATGCTTTTTGATAGTATTTTCAGAAATAGATAGGGAATATTTTCTTAGGATAAGAGCTTTAAGTCTTCTATAGGAGAAGCCAGTTCTTTTAGCCTCGAGAGTTATCAAGTTTTCGAGGGAAGGAGGAGTTTATTAGGAGAGGAATAAGGGTTTTTATGGAGGTCATGAAGGGGGCCATTTATAGCTCTTATTACAATTTCTCTTGCCTTTTCAGGAGACAAATTTCTAATTTCGTGGTAAGATAAGATCATAGGCTGTATCCTCATCCTTGGAAAGGATTGAGAGATCTAAAGAAGCTGAGATTTAATTTCTTAATTATACCAAGGAGACGAGATACAGCCTCAATTCTTTTTATCTTCTTATCTTCATTATTATTCCTATATTCCTCATACTGGTACCTATCTCCATACCTATATGGTTGATTGAAATTGTTTCTTATTGACAAAAAGTCTTAAAAAAGTTAATATATAAACAAAGAAATAGAAAAAAAATGAAAATAAAAGAAAGGGGTTGAGATGTTATATTTAAAGTAAAGCTTAGTTTTTGTTGTTAAATTTAAATCTCTTAAGGGAGGGGAATTTTAATGAAAAAATTTTTAATTACAAGTTTACTCTTAACCTTCTTATTCTTAATGGGGGGTAATGTTTTTTCTCAGGGTTTACCAGCAGGTATAGAGAGAACAGAAACTTTTATTGTTGATCAAATATATAGACATAGTAATACTCTAAAATATAATGTCTGGGTTCCCAATGGTGGAGAGACACCCATAAGTCATGCTTTACTTACTGATACTTTATGGTTTGTAGACCAACAGACTGGTAAATGGATTAACTCTCTCGCAAAAGAGCCTCCAAAATATAATTCAGATTTTACAGAAATGACAGTTAATCTAAGAAATAATATTTATTGGAGTGATGGAGTGAGATTTACAGCTGATGATTTAGTTTTTACTGTGCAAACTATAATGAATACGCCTGGAATGCTTTGGAATGCAGAATTAACAAAGTACGTTAAGTCTGTAGAAAAACTTAATGACTTTTCAGTGAGATTTAAATTAAAGGAACCTAACCCAAGATTTCATTATTATTTCACTGTTAGATGGAATGGCGTTTATATGATGCCTAAGCATGTTTGGGAAAAAGTAAAGGATCCATTGCAATTTACCTTCTGGCCTCCTGTGTCTCTAGGGGCATATGTAATAAAGGATGCTGATCCTCAAGGGTATTGGATACTCTATCAATTGAGAGATGATTGGAAAAGAACTACCTCTGGGATAATTACAGGAAGGTCTGGTCCTAAATATATTTTGCAAATTTTCTATGGTCCTAATGAAAAGAAAGTAGCAGCAATGTTAGGGCATAACTTAGATGTATTAATGGATTTGGACATAGAAGCCTTCTTAGCTTTAATTAAGAGGAATCCGTATGCTCGTTCTTGGTATAAAGATTTTCCATGGGCATGGCCAGATGAATTAGATTCAAGAATTTTTGCGTTTAATAATGAGAAATATCCGTTTAATTTGAAAGATGTAAGATGGGCTTTAACATTAGCTTTAGATATAGTTAAACTAAATACAGAATATGTAGGAGGAGTTTCTAAAGTTAATCCAATACCACAGCCTCCAGTTCCATTTTTGATGAAATATTATCATAAACCTTTAAAGACTTGGTTGAAGGCATTTAGGTTGGATTTAGGAGACGGACAATACTTTAAGCCTTTTGATGATACAATTCCTCAAAAAATAGCTGATTGGGCTAAAAAACAGGGATATACTGTGAGTGGTAATCCTGAGGATGTATTTGGGATTGGTTGGTGGAAATATGCACCTGACGTGGCAGAAAAATTATTGATAAAGAATGGATTTAAAAAAGTTGGAGGAAAATGGTATTTGCCAGATGGAAAACCTTGGAAATTTAGTATAGTTGCTGCACCTGATGAAGTGGATGCTTTTAGATTAGCACTTGGAGCTGCTGATCAATGGAAGAAGTTTGGAATAGATGTTACGGTAGAAGCTCTTGAGAGAACACCATATTATGAAAGAGTCCAGTTAGGAGATTTTGATGTAAGTTCAAGCTGGTCTGATGCTTGCTCTGCCTGTGCAGCAAACGCAGTAATCGATAAATGGCAGTATATACAAGGATTGCATTCTACATACTATGCTCCTATAGGTCAACGCTCTTTGACAGGCAATTCTTTAAGAGTAAAGGATAAAAAATTGGATGAAATAATTGAAAAGCTATCTAAGATTAGCCCTAATGATCCTAAAACTCTTGAGTATGGAAGAGAATTTATGAAACTTTGGGTTGAAAATATGTATGGAATAATAACACATGGATTTAAGAAATTTATAACAATAGACACTTACTACTGGACTGGATATCCAACTGCAGAATCTCCTAAGGTACAGCCTAATTACTGGTTTATGGGGGGTAAATTTACTTTCCCATATCTTGAACCCACTGGAAGAAAATAAATAATAGTCTGCTCATTTTTGATACCCCCGGGAGAAGTTCCCGGGGGTATATAAAGTGAAAGGAGTTTAGAGTATATGGAGAATTATGTGAAATATATCATAACTAGGTTTATTCAGACACTAATTGTAATATTTATAGGGATAACAATAGTATTTTTTGCTCCTAGGTTTACTCCTATGGATCCTGTACAGAGTGTTATTATGCGAGCTTATTCTCAAAGTACGGTAGATGCCTCAGTTATACAAGGTCTTGTTGAAACCTTAAAAGATTTATATGGTCTAAGAGGAACAATATGGGAACAATATATTAGATTCTGGAAGCATTTGTTGAAGGGAGATTTAGGACCTTCTTTTACAATGTTTCCAACTCCGGTTATTCAAATAATATTTAAAGCTTTGCCATGGACAATTGGGCTCTTGTTGACATCCACCTTAATAGCTTGGCTTTTAGGGATTATACTTGGTACGTTAGTAGGATATTTTCCAAATAAAAGCTTTTCTAAGATCTTAAGTATCATTATTACTTGTATTTATCCCATACCTTATTATATAATTGCTCTAATTTTAATATTCATATTTTGTTATATTTTTCCTATCTTTCCTCTCATGGGAGGAGTTCAAATTGGTTTAAAACCCTCTTTTAGTTTAACTTATATTTTAAGTGTAATAAAACACGGATTTCTACCTGCTTTGTCTTTAATTATTGGAACCACATGTTTTATATTTATGACTCAAAGAGCTTTAGTTTCTACTTTGATAGCGAGCGATTTTATTGTTTTTTCAGAAGTAGCAGGTCTTTCAAGAAAGAGGATATTCTTATATTTAATAAGGAATAGTATGCTTCCTCAAATAACTGATCTTGCACTGTTTTTGGGTGGTATTTTTGGTGGAGCTTTAATGACTGAGATAGTTTTTTCTTATCCAGGGATAGGACAAATATTATACTCGGCTATTTTACAATCTGATTTTAATCTTATAATGGGTATATCAATATTTTCCGTGGTAGGTGTTGCTTTTGCTGCTTTTATTTTGGATCTTATTTATCCATTGTTAGATCCAAGAATTAGGGTCAAGTAGGAGGAAAATTTATGAAGGTAATAAGAGACTTACTGAAATATGATAAAAATTTTTTAGTGGGGTTTATTTTTTTAGTATTTGCTTTATTGCTTGCGATTTTATCTTTTTTTTCCCCATATAGTCCACAAGAAAGATACGTTGTAGAAAGGGACAAACCCCCCTCTTTTAGTCATATTTTGGGGACTAATTCTTTAGGGCAAGATGTATTTTGGTATTTAACCTTTGCAATAAGGAACTCTCTAATTATAGGTTTATTAGCTGTAATTCTTGGAAGAGCCGTTGCAGTTGTAGTTGGACTTCTTTCAGGTTATTTAGGGGGTAGATTTGACAGAATTGTTACTACAATAACTGATAGTTTTATTGTTCTTCCAAGATTACCCATTTTGATTCTTTTATCCTTTACCATAAAGGGAAATATGAACTTCATTACAATGGCATTATTAATTGCCTTTTTTGATTGGGCTTGGCCCTCGAAAAGATATAGATCGCAAATTTTAAGCCTGAAAGAAATGGAATTTACGAATACTGCAAAATTTTCTGGTAGAAGAATTTTTCAAATTGTTTTTAAAGAGCATATGCCATTTTTAATACCGTACCTCCTTGCAGATAGTATTAGTGGATTCTTATTTGCTATTGGAATGGAAATAACTCTCTCAGTTTTAGGACTCACTAATCTAGATATTCCTACTATTGGAACTATGATTTTCTGGGCAAATTATTATCAATCTATGCTAAATGGCACATGGTGGTGGATAAGTTCCCCAGTATTGATATTGATAATTACAGTATTAGGTTTTTATTTATTATCTGTAAGTATTGGTACATTCCTTGATCCAAGGGTTAGATTACAAAAGATAAGTGTGGGGGAAAATAAATGATGAGTAGAGATAGCAAAGACTTATTAGTTGATGTTGATAATTTAAAAGCCTATTATGTAACTAGATTATACGGGATAAATAGAATAGTAAAAGCTGTGGATAATGTATCTTTTGAGATTTATAAGAATGAAATTTTAGGGATAGCTGGGGAAAGTGGTTGTGGAAAATCTACTTTGTTAAAGGTTTTACTTAGAATTATAAAACCGCCTTTATTTGTATATGATGGTTCTGTTAATTATTTTCTTCAAGATAAAGAGTATATAAACATTATAAGTCTAGGAGAAGAAGAAATTAAAAGTTTGAGATGGAAGTTAATGTCTTATATTCCTCAGGGGTCTATGAATGTCCTTAATCCTGTAAGAAAAATAAAAAATACTTTTAGAGATTTTATAAAAGAACATTTTAAAGAAGAATTTGAAGAGGTTAATATTAATAAACTTATAAAAGAACATTTAGAATCTCTAGGTTTACCTTCTGAGGTGTTGGATTTATATCCTCATCAACTTTCTGGAGGAATGAAACAGAGAGTAACTATTGCTTTGTCTACGTTGTTCAAACCTAAGATAATCTTTGCTGATGAGCCTACGACTGCTCTTGATGTAATAGTACAACGGGGAGTTTTACAGCTTTTAAAAAAAATCCAGAGAGAAGAAAAGAATACTATAGTGATTGTTTCTCATGATATGGGAATTCATGCATATGTGAGTCAAAGAATTGCTATTATGTATGCAGGAAAAATTATTGAAATTGCTGATAAAAGAGAGATATACACTAATCCACTTCATCCTTATACTAAATACTTAATAAATTCACTTCCTAGAATTGGAGATAAGTCTTATAAAGCAAGTATACCAGGAACGCCCCCTTCTTTGGCTAATCCTCCTATGGGATGTCGATTTCATGAACGTTGTCCTGAAGCACAAAATGTATGTAGGGAACAAGAACCTTTATTGGAAGATGTTGGTAATAACCATAAGGTTGCATGTCACTTTGTCAAAGGGGGAAAATTATGAGACAAGAAGATTTTCTTATTGTAAGAAATCTCAAAAAGGTTTTCTCTGTTGGTAGTTTACTGTTAAAAACTAATATTTATGCAGTTAATAATGTCTCTTTTGAGATAGATCTTACCAGACCTGAAATTTTTACTTTAGCCGGAGAAAGTGGGAGTGGAAAATCCACTTTAGCCCGTATGCTTCTTGGATTGATTAAACCGACCTTTGGAGAGATATTATATAAAGGAAGAGATATAACCAAGCTGTCCTCTCAAAAAGACTGGTATAATTTTTCTAAAGAAGTTCAGCCTATTTTTCAAAATCCTTTTGAAACTTTTAATCCATTAGTTAAAGTTGAAACATATTTGTATGATACAGCTTTAAATTATAAAGTTGTGAGTTCTCTCAATTCACATGATTATATTGAAGAAATATTAATAACTGTAGGTTTAACTTTAGAAGAAATTAAAAATAGATATCCACATGAATTTTCAGGGGGACAGCTTCAAAGACTCTCTATAGCAAGAGCTCTGATTACACGACCAACTCTTTTAATAGCTGATGAACCTGTATCTATGATTGATGCTTCTCTTAGAATGTCAATAGTTAACCTGTTTAAAGAATTAAAAGAGAAATTTAATGTAAC
Coding sequences:
- a CDS encoding NAD(P)H-dependent flavin oxidoreductase produces the protein MKLPSLKIGNLIASVPIVQGGMAVGISLSGLASAVAEEGGIGVIGTAGIGMEEEDFFENFIEANIRALRKEIRKAKEKTKGIIGVNILVALSNFADMVKTALEEKIDIIFSGAGLPLDLPKYLKKGDKTKLVPIVSSGRAARIIAKNWIEKYNYIPDAFVVEGPLAGGHLGFKKEELKDPEITLESRLKEVLDEVKILEEKYDKEIPVIAGGGIYDGKDIAKFLKLGAKGVQMATRFVATYECDADEKFKEAYLKCKKEDIVIIDSPVGLPGRAIKNEFLEAVERGEKKPYKCPFHCIRTCDYQNSPYCIAIALLNAKKGNFKYGFAFAGANAYRIEKIVKVKDLMAELVKEAEENM
- a CDS encoding enoyl-ACP reductase FabI, with the protein product MLLQGKKIAVFNVANKKSIAWAIAQSIMKFGGEVIIGYQNERLKENVEELIADLNPKPLILECDVSKDENIEKVVKEIESNVGKIDGFVHSIAFAPSEALKNPFIETSREAFLTAMEVSVYSFVAMSRIFKPILNTNSSIITLTYYGSEKVIPNYNVMGVAKAALEASVRYLAYDLGSENIRVNAISAGPLSTLAARGIARFTDMLEYHKERAPLRRNIEHREVGDTAVFLLSDLSSGITGEVIYVDAGYNIMGM
- a CDS encoding DeoR/GlpR family DNA-binding transcription regulator, with product MLPEERRTKILELLEKERGVKVSDLVKIFNVTGATIRRDLETLEKEGLLKRTHGGAVLPHSFSFEPLYITKKRQNLKEKQAIGKVAAELINDGESVFIETGSTTLQIAKNIKHKHDVTVITNSIEVARELLSARGVEVILTGGLLRKETVALIGPLAERVLKEFRVDKVFLGISGIIPSKGMYTASIAEAQIKKLIIEMGREIIGVSDHSKFGKECFAFVAPTKAMNKIIVDEKVPTHYIDELKNQGVEVIIAPVED
- a CDS encoding ABC transporter substrate-binding protein yields the protein MKKFLITSLLLTFLFLMGGNVFSQGLPAGIERTETFIVDQIYRHSNTLKYNVWVPNGGETPISHALLTDTLWFVDQQTGKWINSLAKEPPKYNSDFTEMTVNLRNNIYWSDGVRFTADDLVFTVQTIMNTPGMLWNAELTKYVKSVEKLNDFSVRFKLKEPNPRFHYYFTVRWNGVYMMPKHVWEKVKDPLQFTFWPPVSLGAYVIKDADPQGYWILYQLRDDWKRTTSGIITGRSGPKYILQIFYGPNEKKVAAMLGHNLDVLMDLDIEAFLALIKRNPYARSWYKDFPWAWPDELDSRIFAFNNEKYPFNLKDVRWALTLALDIVKLNTEYVGGVSKVNPIPQPPVPFLMKYYHKPLKTWLKAFRLDLGDGQYFKPFDDTIPQKIADWAKKQGYTVSGNPEDVFGIGWWKYAPDVAEKLLIKNGFKKVGGKWYLPDGKPWKFSIVAAPDEVDAFRLALGAADQWKKFGIDVTVEALERTPYYERVQLGDFDVSSSWSDACSACAANAVIDKWQYIQGLHSTYYAPIGQRSLTGNSLRVKDKKLDEIIEKLSKISPNDPKTLEYGREFMKLWVENMYGIITHGFKKFITIDTYYWTGYPTAESPKVQPNYWFMGGKFTFPYLEPTGRK
- a CDS encoding ABC transporter permease; the protein is MENYVKYIITRFIQTLIVIFIGITIVFFAPRFTPMDPVQSVIMRAYSQSTVDASVIQGLVETLKDLYGLRGTIWEQYIRFWKHLLKGDLGPSFTMFPTPVIQIIFKALPWTIGLLLTSTLIAWLLGIILGTLVGYFPNKSFSKILSIIITCIYPIPYYIIALILIFIFCYIFPIFPLMGGVQIGLKPSFSLTYILSVIKHGFLPALSLIIGTTCFIFMTQRALVSTLIASDFIVFSEVAGLSRKRIFLYLIRNSMLPQITDLALFLGGIFGGALMTEIVFSYPGIGQILYSAILQSDFNLIMGISIFSVVGVAFAAFILDLIYPLLDPRIRVK
- a CDS encoding ABC transporter permease — protein: MKVIRDLLKYDKNFLVGFIFLVFALLLAILSFFSPYSPQERYVVERDKPPSFSHILGTNSLGQDVFWYLTFAIRNSLIIGLLAVILGRAVAVVVGLLSGYLGGRFDRIVTTITDSFIVLPRLPILILLSFTIKGNMNFITMALLIAFFDWAWPSKRYRSQILSLKEMEFTNTAKFSGRRIFQIVFKEHMPFLIPYLLADSISGFLFAIGMEITLSVLGLTNLDIPTIGTMIFWANYYQSMLNGTWWWISSPVLILIITVLGFYLLSVSIGTFLDPRVRLQKISVGENK
- a CDS encoding ABC transporter ATP-binding protein; the encoded protein is MMSRDSKDLLVDVDNLKAYYVTRLYGINRIVKAVDNVSFEIYKNEILGIAGESGCGKSTLLKVLLRIIKPPLFVYDGSVNYFLQDKEYINIISLGEEEIKSLRWKLMSYIPQGSMNVLNPVRKIKNTFRDFIKEHFKEEFEEVNINKLIKEHLESLGLPSEVLDLYPHQLSGGMKQRVTIALSTLFKPKIIFADEPTTALDVIVQRGVLQLLKKIQREEKNTIVIVSHDMGIHAYVSQRIAIMYAGKIIEIADKREIYTNPLHPYTKYLINSLPRIGDKSYKASIPGTPPSLANPPMGCRFHERCPEAQNVCREQEPLLEDVGNNHKVACHFVKGGKL
- a CDS encoding ABC transporter ATP-binding protein, whose product is MRQEDFLIVRNLKKVFSVGSLLLKTNIYAVNNVSFEIDLTRPEIFTLAGESGSGKSTLARMLLGLIKPTFGEILYKGRDITKLSSQKDWYNFSKEVQPIFQNPFETFNPLVKVETYLYDTALNYKVVSSLNSHDYIEEILITVGLTLEEIKNRYPHEFSGGQLQRLSIARALITRPTLLIADEPVSMIDASLRMSIVNLFKELKEKFNVTVIYITHDLATAYYISDRIAIMLRGNIVELGPVERVLLNPLHPYTKLLKSSIPEPTAELSWDEEVKLTVLEEKEFGLGGCKFAYRCTEASDICFEREPIESFVDERIVKCHMYSSHKFI